The Fortiea contorta PCC 7126 genome has a segment encoding these proteins:
- the purH gene encoding bifunctional phosphoribosylaminoimidazolecarboxamide formyltransferase/IMP cyclohydrolase produces MARLALLSVSNKVGLIDLARSLVTDFDFDLISSGGTAQALKDAGIAVTKVSDYTGSPEILGGRVKTLHPRIHGGILARRDLSTDIADLENNQIRPIDLVVVNLYPFEETIAKPDVTLSAAVEQIDIGGPAMLRASAKNFAHLTVLCEPTQYDEYLQELRQNQGEVSLEFRQRAALKGFLHTASYDQAIASYLSGTEQYTVSGRELQSLRYGENPHQPAAWYQTGTIPTGWAAAIKLQGKELSYNNLVDLEAARCIITEFTDTPAVAILKHTNPCGVALGSTLVEAYQKAFNADSTSAFGGIVACSRPIDAATATELTKTFLECVVAPGCDEAAQAILAKKSNVRILVLSDLSHGPKETLKAIAGGFLVQSADDCPTNTDKWQVVTERKPTTDELAELLFAWNVCKHVKSNAIVVTSDRTTLGVGAGQMNRVGSVKIALEQAKEGAKGAILASDGFFPFDDSVKTAAAAGIKAIVQPGGSLRDQDSIKAANDLGLVMVLTGTRHFLH; encoded by the coding sequence ATGGCGCGTCTAGCTCTACTGAGTGTATCTAACAAGGTTGGTTTAATTGACCTAGCCCGTAGTTTAGTGACAGACTTTGATTTTGATTTAATCAGCAGTGGGGGTACAGCCCAAGCCCTCAAAGATGCAGGAATAGCAGTTACCAAAGTTTCTGACTACACAGGTTCTCCAGAAATTTTAGGCGGTAGAGTCAAAACCTTACATCCCCGGATTCATGGTGGGATTTTGGCGCGACGAGATTTGAGTACAGATATTGCAGATTTAGAAAATAACCAAATTCGCCCGATTGATTTAGTGGTGGTCAATCTTTATCCTTTTGAGGAAACTATTGCTAAACCTGATGTGACGCTATCAGCAGCGGTTGAGCAGATTGATATCGGGGGCCCGGCGATGTTGCGGGCGTCGGCGAAAAATTTTGCCCATTTGACTGTGTTGTGCGAGCCGACACAGTATGATGAGTATCTACAGGAATTGCGGCAAAATCAGGGTGAAGTGTCTTTGGAGTTTCGCCAAAGGGCAGCTTTGAAAGGCTTTTTGCACACCGCTAGTTATGATCAAGCGATCGCCTCTTATCTCTCAGGAACCGAACAATACACCGTCAGCGGTCGAGAATTACAATCTCTGCGTTACGGCGAAAACCCCCACCAACCAGCCGCTTGGTATCAAACTGGGACAATTCCCACAGGATGGGCGGCTGCAATTAAATTGCAAGGTAAGGAACTCAGTTATAACAATTTAGTCGATTTGGAAGCGGCGCGCTGCATCATCACAGAGTTCACCGATACCCCTGCTGTTGCTATCCTCAAACACACTAATCCCTGCGGTGTGGCTTTGGGTAGCACTCTTGTGGAAGCATATCAAAAAGCTTTCAATGCTGATTCGACTTCTGCTTTTGGTGGAATTGTCGCCTGCAGTCGCCCTATTGATGCAGCTACAGCCACTGAGTTAACCAAGACATTTCTAGAATGTGTGGTAGCGCCTGGTTGTGACGAAGCAGCCCAAGCAATTCTGGCGAAAAAATCAAATGTGAGAATTTTAGTGCTATCAGATTTGAGTCATGGGCCGAAAGAGACTCTCAAAGCGATCGCTGGTGGTTTTCTTGTCCAATCTGCTGACGATTGTCCCACCAACACCGACAAATGGCAAGTCGTCACTGAGCGCAAACCCACAACAGATGAGTTAGCAGAATTGCTATTCGCCTGGAATGTTTGCAAACACGTGAAATCAAACGCGATCGTTGTCACCAGCGATCGCACCACTTTAGGCGTAGGCGCCGGTCAAATGAATCGTGTCGGTTCGGTGAAAATTGCCCTAGAACAAGCCAAAGAGGGCGCTAAAGGGGCAATTCTCGCCAGCGACGGCTTTTTCCCCTTCGATGATTCAGTCAAAACAGCAGCCGCTGCAGGGATTAAGGCGATCGTCCAACCAGGGGGTAGTCTGCGCGACCAAGATTCGATCAAAGCCGCTAACGATCTAGGTTTAGTCATGGTTCTGACAGGCACGCGTCACTTTTTACATTAA